A window of Halogeometricum sp. S1BR25-6 genomic DNA:
ACGCCGACAGCGCCTCGTACCCCGAGTCAGCGTTCACGTCCTCGCTCTCGCCGTGTCCGCTCAGGTCGAGTGCGGCGACGGGCGTCTCGTCGGCGAGGCGGAACTGGGACTTCCAGACGGCGTGCGTCCCCCCGCTGCCGTGGACGAACAGGAGCGTCGGTCCGGCCCCGCCGCGGTCGGTGAACCGGTACGCCGTCTCCCGGCCGTGGTGCGTGACGGTTTCCATAGCCACCGTTGACGCCGGCCGCTGATAAAGCCCACACGCGGCTCCGGACGTCCGAAACTGTGAACCGCAATACGACCGTGAAATAAGAAAACGGCTCCCGTACCCCGATTCGTCGGAGAAAGATTTATATCCTAAGACGGATTACCTATGGTTAGGTCCCAACATGAGTACGCAACAGTTCGCCGGCGGAGACGAACGGTTCCTCCGCCGCTACGAGTACGAAAACGAGTGGGTCGTCGCCGTCGACACGGGCGCGTTCGGCGACGATGTCAGCGTCGACGTGGTCGGAACGACCGCCATCGTTGTCGCCGAATCGGGCGATACAATTACCGAGACGGAATTCGAACTCCCCGGTGAGGACGTAGCGGTCGCGACGAACAACGGCGTACTCACCATCACCATTCAAAAATGAAACTCATCGTCAAGCCACTGAAGCAGAAGGACGCCGGTCGCGGACTCGCGGCCATCGACCGCGAGGCCGCCGAAGAACTCGGTCTCGAGGGCGGAGACTACATTCGAATCGACGGCGACGGCGGCACCGCCATCGCGCGCGTGTGGCCGGGCTACCCCGAGGACCGCGATTCGGGCGTCATCCGCATCGACGGCCGACTCCGCCAGCAGGCGAACGTCGGCATCGACGACCGCGTGCAGGTCGAGCGCGCGGACGTCAAGCCAGCCAAGACGGTCTCCATCGCGC
This region includes:
- a CDS encoding Hsp20/alpha crystallin family protein; its protein translation is MSTQQFAGGDERFLRRYEYENEWVVAVDTGAFGDDVSVDVVGTTAIVVAESGDTITETEFELPGEDVAVATNNGVLTITIQK